The sequence CGGCGAATAATATTGTATGGGGTGTGTTATGATTGTTGCGAGTTTTTTCACAGTAAAAAATATTATTTTATAAATTATCTGAAAATTCTTTTATCTGTTTCTGAATTGTATTTTTCACTTTCGTTAATTCCAGTTCCTTCTCAAGTATCATTTCTGGCCAATCTGAAATATTTATTTCTTCAAAATAATTTAAACTTTTGATTACATGCAAATTATTACGAGAATTATATTTTATTGCATAAAAAGATAATATATCTTTTATTGAAAATTGTTTGAGAATAAAATAGACATCAATAACATCTTTTGAACGTGTTCCGTTTCCTGTAATTGCATTTAATTTCATTGCCGCAATATCTTCTACCGACAATAAATTTATATTTTCGGTAAAAATTGGAGGATTAACAAGCGCATATTTATGTGTTAAAATATCTATTTTTATTCCTTTAATACTTCCTTTTAATGTGTTTTTTGAAGAATAATTCAATCTAAATTCATATTTTTCTTCAAGAAATTCTAACATTTCATTAAGGGCAAAACCTTCTTGCGAAAAAAAGTCTAAATCTATTGACCTGCGATGCCCCAATTGTAATGCAAGAGCTGTTCCGCCTACAAGATGAAAAT comes from Bacteroidales bacterium and encodes:
- a CDS encoding nucleotidyl transferase AbiEii/AbiGii toxin family protein; amino-acid sequence: MLYKNTIESNTLELLIELQKEETLKNFHLVGGTALALQLGHRRSIDLDFFSQEGFALNEMLEFLEEKYEFRLNYSSKNTLKGSIKGIKIDILTHKYALVNPPIFTENINLLSVEDIAAMKLNAITGNGTRSKDVIDVYFILKQFSIKDILSFYAIKYNSRNNLHVIKSLNYFEEINISDWPEMILEKELELTKVKNTIQKQIKEFSDNL